The Raphanus sativus cultivar WK10039 chromosome 6, ASM80110v3, whole genome shotgun sequence sequence GCATAGTATTATTACAAACTAAGCTGGAATTTTTGTGTCCCCCTTCAGGTCCTTCTAATGTCCAAAAGCAGAAAACTTCACCAGCTCATTATAGAGCAAGAACAGAGTGACGAGAAGAACGAACgccatgaagaagaagaaaacggCTATACTCCTCCGATAAGACTTGAGAATTTTCCCGGAGGTCCAGAGATTTTCGAGATGGTTGTAAAGATATGGTACGGCGTCAAAGTCAACCTCTCTACTTCCACAGCTGTTCTACTTCGCTGCGCCGCCAAGGAACTAGAAATGACCGAAGAGTACTCACCGGACAATCTTGTTTTGAAGACGGACAACTTTCTTTCACACTCTGTCTTCCGTAACGCACAAGAAACAGTTACAGCCCTAAAAGCGTGCGAATCAGTCTCTTCTTTAGCCGAATCAATCGGTATAACGAAAGCGTGCATATACTCCATCGTCTCcagagcttcttcttcttcatcagccGATCCTTCGCTGTTCAGCTGGCCAATGAACAACGGAGACTCAACGAAGAAACAGAACAAGGGTTCTAAACTGGAGGTTTTGTCGGAAGATCTGTCGGAACTGAGCTTTCCGATCTTCAAACGTGTAGTACAAGCAATGAAAGCCAAAGAACTGAGTGACAGCATAATAGAGACCTCTCTGATTGGCTATGCCAAGAAACACATCCCGGGAATCACGTCAAGGTCATCATCAACCATAGCGTTGGAGAACAAACAGAGAGAGTTGCTGGAGACGATCATCGCGTATCTTCCTGTCTCGGTAACTTCAACGACGACGAGGGCTCTCTTCGGCCTTTTACGATCGGCCATCATACTCAACACCTCCGAGAAATGCCGCACGGTCCTGGAGATAAAGATCGGTTCCCATTTGGAGAAAGCGACGCTTGACGATCTGCTCATCCCAAGTTACTCCTACCTCAACGAAACGTTGTACGATGTTGACCTTGTGGAGAGACTCATACGCCACTTTCTAGAAAACGTCGACGTATCGTCTCCGTCGTTGACGGTGGTTGGGAAACTGATCGACGGAGTTCTTTGTGAAATCGCATCGGACGCTAATCTCGAACCGGGAAGATTCTACAATCTCGCGGTCTCGCTACCAGATGAAGCGAGGTTATACGATGACGGACTCTACAGAGCCATCGATATATATCTCAAGGTGATGCTTACATTACATGTCTAAAAccgtttaaattttaaaaagaaatggTGCTGCCCAGGATCGAACTGGAGACCTTTTGCGTGTAAGGCAAACGTGATAACCACTACACCACAGCACCTGATGCTAACATTCTTGTTTTTATTGTTGATAGTCGCATCCGAGGATACTGGAGGCAGAAAGAGAGAAGATATGTAGTGTGATGGACTTTCAAAAGCTGACTATAGAAGGTTGCACACACGCAGCTCACAACGAGCGCCTGCCACTGCGAGCCGTGGTAAAAGTCTTGTTCTTGGAGCAACTTCAGCTAAGGACGTTAGTAAAGGCAGTGACGGAAGAAGACGGTGGTGAGACGACGGCGGGAGGAGAAAAAGTGGACTTTGGGGTATGGGAGAAAGTGGTGAGGGAGAATCAGGTGCTTCGCTTGGATATGGAGGCGATGAGGACGCGTTTATACCATTTAGAAAGCGAATATGTGAACTTGAAGGAAGTGATCGCAAAGATTGATAAGGAACATTTGTATGGTAGGCTGCCAAGAAAGTGGTCCATCAGCAAGAAGTTCGGATGCAAATTCAAGACACAGGTCTGTGATTCGCATGAGGCAAAGATGGTCGATCGAAGATGTCAACGACGTTCATAGTAGTACTAGTACTATATATCTTGTACTTATTGAATTGTATTTTTTCGGggtttttattatgtaaaaggTTGAAAACTTTATATTATGGTATTTAACTAATATCAAATTTTCTTATTGTACTACCATTTTTGTTCGGTATAAATGGGTATATCACTATATTATGACTATAggttttactttgtttttttttttggttataacCTTTTCTATTATTTTGAGACAAAGATATATAGATGACTTGGGACTTAGCAGTAACAACTTGTTGAAAATTCCTGTCTTCTAGAGATTGTAGTTCAGGCAAGAGTCTTGTGTGAACAATTCAGCAAAGGCATAGAGCAACTAATCAGTctctttatttaaatatatcaagATGCAGCAAATTATATGAAAACatcatcatatttatttttagggtGTAACTGGTAACCAAGAGAACgaagaaaaatacaacattCCTTAATATTCCTTAAACAATTTACCATTAGTAAGGTATAGTTTTTCCTTTTCATTACTCTTTGTTCCTAAATTCTTAGAGAATTATAGAACATATTTGTTCTTTGTTaattttgataaagaatcattATTCCTCgttattctttaaattttatttttacccATTCAACATCAGTGATCGCAACGGATTGAATTGACTAAAGCGCTGTTCGTTTGGTCGCCGCACGTACCTGCGGCTGCGGCTGCGTCAATGTTTTCTTTAGACGTTTGTTCGTTTCATTGATGCGGGTACCGGCGTCTGCGTCTGCGGCCGAACGCAGCAAACCTGCGTCTGACGCTATAAAATCCGGCGTCCGCGACGTAAATCCGCGTCTATTTACTGCAATTACAATTTTACCCCTAAcctaatttaatatttacaaaaaatttgTCATCACATAAATCTATTGacgcttcttcttctccatcgacgccgctctcttctcttctcctttgaGCTTTCTCTTCTCCTCTACAGACGCATCTGGAGCTCTCTCCATCTCCAACCTCTCTCAAGCtagctctccatctctctcaaaCTCTCGACCCTCTCTCCATCTCGCACGATCTCGAGCTCTCCATCTCCAACCTCTCTCAAGCTCGCTCTCCATCTCCAACGCATCTCAAGCTCGCTCTCCACCTCTCGACCCTCTCTCCATCAAGCTTCGTCTCGTCTCTCACACCATCTCcagagctctctctctcgatctcaaaCCCAGGTGAGACTCTCTTCCATCTCTGCGTGTTGATGTGTCTGTGTATATGGGTTTTTCtgtgttttagatttttattacaGATCATGTTGATGAATGTGTTGTGTGCTTGCTTTGTCTCAGGCTCTCTACATCTCGACCCTCTCTCCATCAAGCTTCGTGCATCTCCTTCAAGGACTCTGCTTGTCGCTGCTTCAGTTATATGGTGTCTAAGAAGAAGTACATCTTCACTATTGACGACGATTGCTTCGTAAGTTTCCTTCAAATTCTCAAAGTTTGCTCCTTTTTTTTCGTTCTGTTTTGTCTGAATCTATAGATAATTTTAGTGATGCCATTGTTGTTCAACCAATCTAACTATGTTATGTCTTATCAGTTTAACTTCAACGCAACTGCATcattagttctttttttttttgttatgtgatTTATTCTGAAACTGAGAATAAGATGTGTTGTGTGTTTGCTTTATCTCAGGCTCTCTCAGGCTTCTCCATAGCATCTCTGGCTCTGTCTGTGTGTCTCAAGCTCTCCTAAGCTTTGTCTGTCTTTCACTCTCTCGTAAGTTCCTCTTTGAGTTACATGTGCTGTGTTTTTTATCCTTGTAACATAGGTTTCTCTAGCTTTGTGGGTTTCATTTGTGTACATCtacttgtgtttgtgtttgcGGTTGTGTTGAGTACAAAGTATCAGACTTTTCATGACTCTTCTCTTTCCTCTTGTTATCATCTTCCACAGTTCATGGCTTTTTCTTTAAACCAAACCGAAGCTCACTCAGTGTCTGTCTCCCTCTCTCTGTCTTTTTTTGCAGGCTCACAAGTACTTGCGGCAAAGAAGTGTGTTGAATAAGAGTTTGTTTTCACAAGTTTTAAACTTTGTTCTAAAGAAATTTGAAAAGAGTACATGGCCTCTTCGTTCATTTGTGTATAAGAACACGTCTACTAGAGCCATACTTTCGAATCGACTTCCTTGAATGTTATATTTGCTACAAAtattctgctttttttttttcacttgaaAGTTATATTATTACAGGACCTGAGATTTGGTTTATTCGTTTGTAACGTTATATGATGGATTATATTTTCACACTCTCATGTCTCCCTCCACATGCATGCCAAATTGCCAACAAATAGTTATCTATTCATCAGCGATAAATTTAATGTTTGAAAGATgtaataaaaaagtaaatactaattttcaaaatacagttagttaaaaatattttaatatttaaatttataatttggtgattattgtttaaaaattatagtacGTAGAAGTAGAGttgagtttataaatttttataaataatttataaatatttataaatgatcaGTAAAATGGAGGATTTTGGACCGTAAGCATCCAAAGTAT is a genomic window containing:
- the LOC108810299 gene encoding BTB/POZ domain-containing protein At3g50840, with protein sequence MGTEKQSSKGQAWLCATGLSSNIEVKVHDMTYHLNKVLLMSKSRKLHQLIIEQEQSDEKNERHEEEENGYTPPIRLENFPGGPEIFEMVVKIWYGVKVNLSTSTAVLLRCAAKELEMTEEYSPDNLVLKTDNFLSHSVFRNAQETVTALKACESVSSLAESIGITKACIYSIVSRASSSSSADPSLFSWPMNNGDSTKKQNKGSKLEVLSEDLSELSFPIFKRVVQAMKAKELSDSIIETSLIGYAKKHIPGITSRSSSTIALENKQRELLETIIAYLPVSVTSTTTRALFGLLRSAIILNTSEKCRTVLEIKIGSHLEKATLDDLLIPSYSYLNETLYDVDLVERLIRHFLENVDVSSPSLTVVGKLIDGVLCEIASDANLEPGRFYNLAVSLPDEARLYDDGLYRAIDIYLKSHPRILEAEREKICSVMDFQKLTIEGCTHAAHNERLPLRAVVKVLFLEQLQLRTLVKAVTEEDGGETTAGGEKVDFGVWEKVVRENQVLRLDMEAMRTRLYHLESEYVNLKEVIAKIDKEHLYGRLPRKWSISKKFGCKFKTQVCDSHEAKMVDRRCQRRS